ACGTCGGGCACGTGGACGTCGTGGGGGACGTGCGGTTGCCGCCCCGCCCGCAGGTCCCCACCCGCCCCGTACAGCTATCGCCCCGCCCGCCGCGACTGCTCGGCCGGGACGAGACGGTGGCGGAAGTGCGCAGGCGGCTGGCCGGCGGGAAGGGGCAGCCGTGCGTGGTGGCCGTGCACGGGCTCGGCGGGGTGGGCAAGACCAGCCTGGCCCTGGAGTACGCGCACCGGCACCTGCGTGACTACCAGCTCGTCTGGCAACTGCCCGCCGCCGACCCGGCGGTGCTCTCCGCCGCGTTCGCCCGGCTGGCGGCGTTGCTGGGGTTACGGGACACCGTGGACGCCGCCGACCCCGTCGATCAGGTGCATGCCGCGCTCGCGGCCCGTACCGAGCCCTGGCTGTTGATCTTCGACAACGCGCCGGAGGCTGATGCCCTGCGCCCTTTTCTACCGCCGGCGGGGCCCGGGCACGTGCTGATCACCAGCAGGTCCGGGAACTGGCCGCGCGAGCAGGGGCTGGAGCTGCCGGTGCTGGAGCCGGAGCCGGCGGCGGCGCTGCTGCTGGGGCGGTCGGGGCAGGAGGACGCCGAGGCGGCCTCCGCCGTCGCGGCCGAGCTGGGAGCGCTGCCGCTGGCGCTGGAGCAGGCGGCGGCGTTCATGGTGGAGACCGGGCTGACGCTGGCCGAGTACCTCGACCTCCTGCACGAGCAGCGGGCCGGGTTGCTCGCCCAGGGGCAGGCCTGGGGGTACGAGGAGCGGATCACGACCACGTGGCAGCTCGCGTTCAGACACCTGGCGGGCACCAGCCGGCAGGCGATCGCGTTGCTGCGGGTGCTGGCCTGCTACTCGCACGAGCCCATCCCGTACCATCTGCTGCTGTCGCAGCTCGAAGGGCGGACGGCGCGGGAGCTGTTCGCCGACGACGTGCAGCGGCAGCGGGCGTATGGGCGGCTGTCCGGGTCGCGGGTGCGGCTGGTGCGCGACTTCCGGCCGTGGATGAGCGCGGTGGCGGTGTTGCAGGAGCTGCCGCGCGATCCGCTCGCGATCAACACCGCCGTCGGCGCGCTGCGCGGGCACAGCCTGATCGGGCAGCCGGGGGAGGGCACGGTGTCGGTGCACCGCCTGGTCCAGGCCGTCACGCTCGATCAGCTCGCGCCCCACGAGCAGCAGCGCTGGCGGGACGCCGCCGCCGTGCTGCTGGAGTCGGTGCTGCCCGACGATCCCATCCGGAAGCGGGCCTGGCCCCGGTACGCGCTGCTCCTGCCGCACATCCTCGCCGCGCTGGGCCCGGTCTCGCCGGGCATGGACAAGACCGCGCGGTATCTGGGGGCGAGCGGCGACTACCGTACGGCCAGGTCGTTGTTCCAGGAGATCTGCGACGCGCTGAGCGCGAAGCTCGGCGCCGAGCATCCGTCCACGCTGACCGCCCGGCACGAGCTGGCCCGCTGGACGGGCGAGCTGGGCGAGGCGGCGGCGGCGCGACGGCAGTACGCTGAGCTGCTGCCCATCCGCACGGGCCAGCTCGGGGCGGAGCACCCGATCACCTTGACGATCAGGCACGAGCTGGCCCGCTGGACGGGCGAGCTGGGCGACGCGAGGGCGGCCAGGGACCAGTACGCCGAGCTGCTGCCGGTGAGCGCGCGGATGCAGGGCCCCGAGCATCCGAACACGCTCACCATCAGGCACGAGCTGGCCCGCTGGACGGGTGAGCTGGGGGACGCGGCGGCGGCGCGGGACATGTACGCCGAGCTGGTGCCGATCAGGGAACGCGTTCAGGGCCCCGACCACCCCGACACACTGGCCGCCCGGGCGAACCTGGCCCAGTGGACAGGCGAGGCGGGCGACCCGGCGGCGGCCCGCGACCAGTACGCGGCGCTGCTGCCGATCCGCGAGCGCGTCCAGGGCCCGCAGCACCCGTCCACGCTGACCAACCGGCACGAGCTGGCCCGCTGGACGGGCGAGCTGGGCGAGGCGCTGGCGGCCAGGGACCAGTACGCGGCCCTGCTGGTCGTGCGGGAGCGCGTGTCCGGCCCAGAGCACCCCGACACGCTGACGATCCGGCACGAGCTGGCCCGGTGGACGGGCGAGCTGGGGGACGCTGCGGCGGCCCGCGACCAGTACGCGGAGCTGGTGCCGATCAGGGAACGCGTCCAGGGGCGCGATCACCCCGACACGCTGATGGCCAGGGCGAACCTGGCCCAGTGGACGGGGCAGGCCGGAGACCCGGCGGCGGCTCGTGACCACTACGCGGCCCTGCTGCCGATCCGGGAGCGGGTCCTCGGCCCGCAGCACCCGTCCAGCCTGATCACCCGGCACGAGCTGGCCCGCTGGACGGGCGAGCTGGGCGACGCCGCGTCCGCCCGCGACCAGTACGCGGAGCTGCTCATCCGCCGTGAGCACGCCTCGGGCCCCGAACACCCCGACACCCTGACCACCCGGCACAACCTGGCCTACTGGACCGGCCAGGCGGGTGACCCGGCGGCGGCCCGCGACCAGTGCGCGGCCCTCCTGCATGTCAGGCGGCGCGTCCTCGGTCCCGAGCATCCGGACACCCTGATCACCTGGCACAACCTGGCCTACTGGACGGGGCAGGCAGGTGACGCGCAGGCGGCCAGGGACCAGTACGCGGGGCTGCTCGTCGTGCGGGAGGGGGTGCTGGGTCCCGAGCATCCTGACACGCTGACGATCCGGCATGAGCTGGCGCGGTGGATCGGTGAGCTGGGGGACGCGGCGGCGGCCCGTGATCGGTACGCGGCGTTGCTGCCGATCCGGGAGCGGGTGCAGGGAGCCGAGCACCCGGACACGCTGACCGCGCGCGCCAACCTGGCCTACTGGACGGGGCAGGCGGGGGATCCGGTGGCGGCCCGAGACCAGTGCGCGGCTCTGCTTCCCGTCAGGGAACGCGTGCTCGGTCCCGGGCATCCGGCGACGCGGACGACCCGGGAGCAGTTGGCCTACTGGAGCGAGCGGGCCTGATGCCGGGCCTGGGGGGTGACCACACGCAGGAGGGGCTGGTGGAGTGGCGCGGCTCGCAGAGCGACGCGATGGCGTTAGCGGGTGCTCAGCGTGGCGGCGGCGACGACGAGCAGCAGCGTGCCGGAGACCGCCGAGATCCGGCGTGCCGCCTTCGGGGTGCCGGTCAGTGCGGAGCTCGCCCGCGCCGTGCCGACCGCGACCAGCCCGTAGAGGACGGCGCAGTTCACGACGTGCAGCAGCCCGAGCGCGGTGAGCTGGATCCCGAGCGGCACGCCGGTCCCGGGCGAGATGAACTGCGGCATCAGCGACAGGTAGAGCAGCAGGCCCTTGGGGTTGAGCAGGGCCGTGAGGGCGCTCTGCCGCAGCACCCTGCCGCGCGGCTCGGCGGACGGCGCGGCGAGCGCGGGGCCGGTGCGGGTGCGGGTGCGCAGCGACAGCAGCGTCCTGACGGCCAAGAAGATCAGGTACGCGGCCCCGGCGTAACGCATCGCGGGCAGCGCGGCAGGTACGGCACGCAGGGCGGCGGCCAGCCCGGCGGCGGCCAGGACGGTGTGTACGGCGTACCCGCAGCAGATGCCCGCCACCGCCGTCAGCCCGGTCCTGCGGCCCTGGCCGAGGGAGCGGGCCAGCACGTACAGCATGTCCGGGCCGGGGGTGCAGATCAGCAGCAGGTCCATGCCCAGGAACAGGAGCAGCAGCTCGATGTCCATGATGTACCTCCTCGTGCTTGCGACGGTAGCCGAGCAGGGGTGGCACGCGATGGTGGATTCGTGCTGGCACATGGCCGTGCGTGGCAGGATGTTGCGTCATGGACCGGATTGACCGCAGGATCCTTCAGGAGCTGCAGCGGGACGGGCGGCTGAGCAACACCGAGCTGGCCGACCGGGTGGGGTTGACGCCGTCGCCGTGCCTGCGGCGGGTGCGGCAGCTGGAGGAGACGGGGGTGATCCGCGGCTACCGGGCGTTGCTCGACGGGGGCGCCGTGGGGCGGGGGTTCCAGGCGTTCGTCACCGTGGTGATGCGGTATGAGGATCATGACACGGTGGCCGAGTTCGAGCGGCGGGTGTCGGAGATGGCGGAGGTGGTGGAGGCGTACCGGCTGTTCGGGGATCCGGACTTCCTGCTGCGGGTGGCGGTGGCGGACGTGGCGGCGTACGAGCGGTTCTACTCCGAGACGCTGTCCGGGCTGCCCGGTGTGGCGCAGGTGACCTCGCACCTGGCGATGAAGGCCGTCAAGCCCGACACCGGGCTGCCGGTCACGGGCTGAGGGGGCCGCACCCGGCCACGGGCTGAGGGGAGCGGGGCCACACCGGGCCCCGTCCGCGCGGGGCCCCGTCCGCGCGGGGCCCCGTCCGCGCGGGGCCCCGTCCGCGCGGGGCCCCGTCCGCGCGGGGCCCCGTCCGCGCGGGGCCCCGTCCGCACGAGGCCCCGTCCGCACGAGGCCCCGAGCGAGCCGGCGTTACTGGGGCAACACCAGGAGAGCGTCGCCGACGGCGCGTTCGGCGCCGTCCGAGGGCCGGTTGACGACCTTGTTGCCGACGACCATGGCCGTGGAGCCGCCGCCGTCCAGGTTGATCGCCTGGGTGGCCCCCAGCCACCGCATGAACTGGGCGGCCTCCACGAAGTTGGCCCCCACCGTCACTCCGGGCTGGCGCCCGTCGATGGTGGCCAGGATCAGGCTGCCGTTGCGGGTGGTGCCGAGGAGGGTGCGCGGGTGGCGGCGCAGGATCATGTTGATCGAGTCGTGCCCGTCCGTCTTGGCGGTGATCTTGACCTTGCCGTTGCGGACGAGGCCGACGCCGCCCGCGACCACGTTCAGCTCAGGGGTGAGCTGGAGCGCCCGCTTCGTGCGCAGGTCCACGAGTTTGGTGTCGATCTGGACCTTCCAGTCCTGCCAGGCGTGCTCGTTCAGCCAGTCGGCGGCCACGCCGTTGCCGTGCAGCACCCGCATGCCGGCGGTCACCGCGCCGCCCGAGGCCCGCAGCCCGACGACCTTGTTGCTCGCGTCGATGACGGCGTCGACCCCGCCGGTGGGGGTCTTGGCGCCGTACTCCTCGGTGTAGAGCACCAGCTCGTCGGTCGTGGCGGCCCGGTTGATGCCGTTGACCTCGACCTTCTCGCCGTCCTGGGAGATGGCGGTCACCGTCGACTTCAGCTCGGTGATCTTGGCGGTGCGGCCCTTGAGCACGACGGCGGAGCGGCCGGGCACGGCCTCGCTGAGCAGCTTGCCCCCCACGACGGACGCGCCGAGGGGCTCGCCGCGCAGCGCGGGGGAGGTGTGGATGTTGAAGAAGCCGCCGTTGACGCCGAGCAGGGCCTTGCGGGCCTTGACCATCGAGGAGACGGTCTCCCGCTTGGCCACGCTGGCGCCGAGCGAGGCGGCGTACGAGCCGCGGAACGTCCTGACGTCGATCAGGGCGACCTTGACGTGCCAGGGGCCGGTGGTCTGCACCCCGTCGTCACCGAGATAGTCGACCTTGACCTTCAGCCCGGCGTCCTTGAGCTTCTTGGCCATCTCGTCGGCCTTCTTCTTGTCCTTTAACGGCCACAGGCCGACCCGGACCATGTAGACGGTCTGGGAGGGCGCGTCGGCCACGCCCGGCCGGACGACCTTCTGCACGGCGGGCGTCTCGCCGGCCGCCTCCACCTCCGCGGCGACGGTCTCGGCCGCGGTGAGCGACCCGGCGTCGCGGCCGTTGGGCATCAGGATGCTCACCGTGTAACCGTCGGTGGACGTGCCGGCCTTCACGTCGTACAGGTCGATGCCCTGCGCCACGGTGGTCATCGTCTTGGTCGGCACGGCCCGCGCGCCCAGCGGGAACTTCGCCGACGGGAACCGCACCGACTGCTGCTCCGCTGTCGCGGGCAACGCGGTGAGGGTGAGCGCCGCGGCTATGGCCAGGCCGCCGGCGAGGGTGCGTCGAGACATGAACTCTCCAGAGGGCGGAAAAGGGACCGCACCATAGTGGCGAGATCAAGGTCTCCTGGGCAGCCGAACGCGCCAAACGCTTGAAGAGGTTACGGAATCGACACAAGAACCGGGTACCCTTTGAGGCATGACTCGCTTCCGCATGTGGTGGCGGCCGATAGACGGCCGCTGAATTCCGCTGTGCGGGCCGTCCTGGAGACGGCCCGGAAGCGACGAGGGCTCTTCTCTCGGACGGCGTGATCCGAGAAGGAGAGAGACCTGATGAACGACGTCGTGCTGACGGGCGACCGCCCCACCGGGCCGCTGCATCTGGGCCACTATTTCGGCTCGCTGGCCAACCGGGTCCGGTTGCAGGACCTGCACCCCATGTACGTGCTGATCGCCGACTACCAGGTGATCACCGATCGCGACCTGCCCGGCGAGATCCGGCGCAACACCACCGAGCTGCTGCTCGACTACCTGGCGGTCGGCATCGACCCGGCCAAGGTGACGATCTTCCAGCACAGCGCGATCCCTGAGCTGAACCAGCTCCTGCTGCCGTTCCTGAGCCTGGTGTCGGTGGCCGAGCTGCGGCGCAACCCCACGGTGAAGGACGAGATCGCGCACAGCTCGCAGACGGCCGTGAACGGCCTGATGTTCACCTACCCGGTGCACCAGGCGGCCGACATCCTGTTCTGCAAGGGCACGCTGGTGCCCGTCGGCAGGGACCAGCTCCCGCACCTGGAGGTGGCGCGGCTGGTGGCGCGCCGCTTCAACGAGCGGTACGGCGAGGTGTTCCCGCTGCCGGAGGCCATGATGGGCGCGCAGCCGCTGCTGAAGGGCCTGGACGGCGGCAAGATGAGCAAGAGCCGCGGCAACGCGATCGCCCTGTCGGCCACCGAGGACGAGACCGCCGCGCTCATCCGCAAGGCCCGCACCGACGCCGAACGGCTGATCACCTTCGAGGAGGAGCGCAGGCCCGAGGTGGCCAACCTGCTCACGCTGGCCGGGCTGTGCCTGGGCCGCCCGCCGGCGGAGCTGGCCGGGGAGATCGGCGACGGGGGCGCCGTCATGCTCAAGCGGGTGGTGACGGAGGCGGTCAACGAGTTCCTGCGGCCGATCAGGAAGCGCCGGGCCGAGCTCGGCGAGGGCGAGGTCAGGCGGATCCTGGCGGAGGGCAACGAGCGGGCACGGGAGCGTGCGGTCCGGACCCTGGCGGAGGTTCAGGAGGCGATGGGTCTCAGCTAGCGGAGCGGCTTGCGGGCGATGGCCAGCTCCGTCGTCGGGGAGCCGAGCGGGCGCCGGTGGCGGACCCGGCCGAAGCCGGCCGCCCGCAGCAGGCCGGTCACCTCGGCCAGGCCGCGTACCCGGCCGCCCACGGTGACCAGGTAGTTCAGGTCGAGCAGGTGCACGAGGGCGCGGCTGGCCCGGCCCGGCATGAGGCTGTCGCCGAACTGGTCGCCGACCACGACCACGCCGCCCGGGTCGAGCGCCGCAGCCACGCGGCGCAGCAGCCGGGCGGCCTCCTCGTCGTTCAGGCCGTGCACGATGTTGAACAGCAGGGCGACGTCGTACCCGCTGCCGAGGTCGTCCTCCAGGAACGAGCCGGCACGCGGCGTCAGCCGGGGGTGGGCGGCGGCGGGCGGAAGCGCGTCCGGCAGGTCGATCACGGTGGCGCGCAGGCGGGGGTGGCGGCGCAGCAGGGCCAGGCTGAACAGGCCGTGCCCGCCGCCCACGTCCAGCACCAGCCGGGCGTCGCGCGGCACGGGGATGCGGCGTGCCGCGGCCGGGGCCTGCCGGGCGGCCACCGCCGCCGTCCAGGCGTGAAACGAGCGTGACAGCTCCGGGTCGTCCGCCAGCGAGGCGTAGAACGGCCTGGCCGGGGCGCCGTCCCGCACCGCCTGCTCCAGGCCGGGCCACAGCACGCGGGCGGTGCGCTCCCAGAACACCAGCCCCGGCAGCAGCGACGTGGTGGAGCCGGTGGTGAGCCAGCGCCGGGCGGTGCGGGTCAGGCGGTAGCGGCCGCCCCTGACCCGCAGGTAGCCGAGGCCGGTCAGGGCGCGTAACAGCACGCCGGTCGCGTGCGGGTCGAGGCCGAGCGCGGCGGCCAGGTCGCCGGCCGTGGACGGGCGCTCGCGCAGGGCGTCGAAGACCCCCGTCCTGGCCGCCGCGACGAGCGCGTGCAGGCCCATGGCGCCGAAGTAGTCGAACATCGGAGGCACGACCGACAGCCGGTGGGCCGCGGCTTCGAGGGGGTTGTAGAAGAGGGGCACACTTGCGACGGTAGGTCGCGGGAGAGGGCTGACGCGTCCGCCACGGAGGGTCGCGGGAGGCGGGCTAGCGCGTCTGGTACACCTTGCGCAGCGTCTCGTGCACGATCCAGGTGGTCTTGGCGCCCTCGGCCAGCAGGCACACGTCGCCCGGTCCGACCTCGATCGTGGTGCCGCCCGCCACGGCGATGGTGGCGCGCCCCGACAGCACGACGAAGAGCTCGTCGCGCTCCACGTCCGTCACGACGCCCGGGGTGATCTCCCAGATGCCCCGGCCGCCGCCCAGCTCCAGGGAGGAGGTGACGGGGTCGCCCGCGACGATCTGCGCCGGGTCGAGCTCGTCGGGGGTCAGCCGTACGTCGTGGACGGGCATGGCGAAGGCTCCTCCGGTGGCGAGCATCCGGCTGAGATCGGCCACGTCGGGCACCAAAACATCAGACATATCGCCCATTCCAGCACATCAGCGGCTCTCCCGGCGGAACGACTCCAGCGCCAGCAGTGCCACGTGCAGTGAGAGGCACGACTCGACGTCGTCCAGATCGGTGTCGAGGATGCGTTCGAGGCGGCGCAGGCGGTCGTAGAAGGCGGGCCTGGACAGGTGGGCCTTCTGCGCCGCGACCGCCTTGTTGCGGCCGGAGTCGAGGTAGACGCGCAGGATCCGGGTCAGGTCGCCGCCCCGCTGCGCGTCGTGGGCCAGCAGCGCGCCCAGCTCCCGCTCGGCGAACGTCTGCAGCCGCGCGTCGTCGCGCAGCAGGTGCAGCAGGCCGCGCAGGCGCAGGTCGGGCAGCCGGTAGAAGGGACGGCCGTCGGGCTGGCGGACCGCCACGTCGGCCACCTGCTCGGCCTCCAGGAAGCTGCGGCGCACGTCCCTGATCGACTCCACCACCGAGCCCGCCGCCAGCACGAACGCCGAGCCGGGGCCCCACAGCACGCGCAGCCGCTCGGCCAGCGAGGTCAGCGCGGGCTCCGCCTGGGTGCGCGGCGGCAGCGGCAGCAGCACCCCCACCCGCTCCTGGTCGAGCGCGCCCACCAGGGCGGGCAGGCGGGCGTCGCGGCAGGCGGCGGCGGTCGCCTCGGCCAGCTCCCCGAGCTGGGCCTGCCCGTCGAGCGCCTGATCGATGTGCTCGGTCGGCCTGATGACCACGCTGATCAGCTTGCGGCCGGTGAGCGGCACCCCGACCGCGCGGGCGCGGGCGGCGGCCTCGTCGGGGTCGGCGTAGGCGTGGGTGAGGATGCCGGTGATGATCGTGCCGTGCGCCTGGCGTTCGAGCGACTCCTGGTGGCGCTCCAGCAGGCGGCCCAGCGCGAGCGTGGTGGCGGCGCGCTCGGCCAGCACCAGGTCGCGCGGCGACGGCGCCGCGTCGCAGATCAGGATGAGCCGCCCCCAGTCCTGCCCGCGCGCGCCGACCGTGGTGACCAGCCAGCCGGAGGCCGGGTCGTACGCCGTGCGCTCGGCCGGGGCCACCGCCCGCGACCTGGTCTCCCACCCGGCCAGCAGGGCCCCGGCGTCGCGCCCCGCCGACTCGGCGGCCAGCACCTGGTGCGCGAGGTTCTCCAGCAGCACCGGCCGCGCCGACAGCCGCGCCACCTGGGCCAGCACCTCGGCCGGCGAGGCGCCCTCGACCGACAGCTCGGTGAAGACCTCGTGCAGCTGCTCGGAGGCGCGCAGCTCCTCCAGCTGGATGTCGATGATCCGCTCGTGCACCGACTCGGTGATCTGCACGAACGGCGTCTCGCGGGTCAGCACGATGACCGGGAAACCGTGCTCCTCCGCCGACTTCACCACGGCGCGCGGCAGCTCGCGGACGAACCTGCGGCCCAGCTCCACGATCAGCCCGGACGCCCCGACAGAAGACAGCTCGCCGATGTAGTCGGCGAGCTTCTCCGGGTCCTCCGGGAGGGCCACCCCCGTGGTGAGCACCAGCTCCCCGCCGCGCAGCAGGTGGGCGATGTCGGCGATCTCGCCGACGTGCACCCACCGCACCTTGGTGTCGAGCCGGTCGGCGCCCGCGACCACGCGCGGGCTGCCCCGGCGCACGGTCTCCAGGGCGAGGACGTCGGCGATGGTGGGCAACACGGGGCAGAGCCTAGCCGATCAGCCTGTAAGAACGGCCATGGGTCAATTTACACTTTGCGCCCTTTGTTATGGGTTGAGGTCCTCCTCGCGATACTCCCGGCGAGGCTCGCGTACGCGCAGCTCAACGCGGCGGATCTTGCCCGAGATGGTCTTGGGCAGCTCGTCGAACTCCAGCCGCCGCACCCGCTTGTACGGGGCCAGCTCCCGGCGGCAGTGCTCGAAGATCGACCGGGCCGTCTCCTCGCCCGGCTCGAACCCGGGGGCGAGCGTCACGTACGCCTTCGGCACGGCCAGGCGCACCGGGTCGGGCGCGGGCACCACGGCGGCCTCGGTGACGGCCTCGTGCTCCAGCAGCACGCTCTCCAGCTCGAACGGCGAGATGCGGTAGTCGGAGGCCTTGAAGACGTCGTCGGTCCTGCCCACGTAGGTGATGTAGCCGTCGTCGTCGCGGGTGGCGACGTCGCCCGTGCGGTAGAAGCCGTCACGCATGGCCTCCGCCGATCCACCGACATATCCGGACATGAGGCCGAGGGGTCGGCGGTCGTCCAGCGGCAGGCAGATCTCGCCGTCATTCCCCTGCTCGCCCGTGACCGGGTCGATCAGCACGATGTCGTACCCGGGCAGCGGCAGCCCCATGGAGCCGGGCTTGACCGCCTCGCCGGGGGCGTTGCCGATCTGGGCGGTGGTCTCCGTCTGGCCGTAGCCGTCCCTGATCGTGATCCCCCACGCCTTGGCCACCTGGTCGATGATCTCCGGGTTGAGCGGCTCGCCGGCGGCCACGGCCGTACGCAGGGGCAGCCGCCACGCGGCCAGGTCCTCCTGGATGAGCATCCGCCACACGGTCGGCGGCGCGCAGAAGGTGGTCACCCGCTCGTCGCGCAGCACCTCCAGCAGCGCGGGCGCGGAGAAGCGCCGGTAGTCGTGGACGAGCACGGTGGCCCCGGCGTTCCACGGGGCGAACACGTTGCTCCACGCGTGCTTGGCCCACCCGGGCGAGGACACGTTCAGGTGCACGTCGCCCGGCCGCACCCCGATCCAGAACATCGTCGACAGGTGCCCGGCCGGATAGGAGGCGTGCGTGTGCTCGACCAGCTTCGGCTGCGAGGTGGTGCCGGAGGTGAAATAGAGCAGC
The nucleotide sequence above comes from Nonomuraea gerenzanensis. Encoded proteins:
- a CDS encoding LysE family translocator, giving the protein MDIELLLLFLGMDLLLICTPGPDMLYVLARSLGQGRRTGLTAVAGICCGYAVHTVLAAAGLAAALRAVPAALPAMRYAGAAYLIFLAVRTLLSLRTRTRTGPALAAPSAEPRGRVLRQSALTALLNPKGLLLYLSLMPQFISPGTGVPLGIQLTALGLLHVVNCAVLYGLVAVGTARASSALTGTPKAARRISAVSGTLLLVVAAATLSTR
- a CDS encoding Lrp/AsnC family transcriptional regulator encodes the protein MDRIDRRILQELQRDGRLSNTELADRVGLTPSPCLRRVRQLEETGVIRGYRALLDGGAVGRGFQAFVTVVMRYEDHDTVAEFERRVSEMAEVVEAYRLFGDPDFLLRVAVADVAAYERFYSETLSGLPGVAQVTSHLAMKAVKPDTGLPVTG
- a CDS encoding AMP-binding protein — its product is MSDFRAARDFLLESDATTARRDFRWPALETFNWALDWFDGVLAAETPGAVALKIVGESSATYTFAELSARSGQVANWLHEQGVRRGDRVLLMLGNQAELWESLLAVMKLGAVVIPATTLLTGKDIAERIERGGVSHVIANAADAGKFPAGAYTKIAVGDAYNWLPYHDAYHAHERFTPDGPTRAGDTLLLYFTSGTTSQPKLVEHTHASYPAGHLSTMFWIGVRPGDVHLNVSSPGWAKHAWSNVFAPWNAGATVLVHDYRRFSAPALLEVLRDERVTTFCAPPTVWRMLIQEDLAAWRLPLRTAVAAGEPLNPEIIDQVAKAWGITIRDGYGQTETTAQIGNAPGEAVKPGSMGLPLPGYDIVLIDPVTGEQGNDGEICLPLDDRRPLGLMSGYVGGSAEAMRDGFYRTGDVATRDDDGYITYVGRTDDVFKASDYRISPFELESVLLEHEAVTEAAVVPAPDPVRLAVPKAYVTLAPGFEPGEETARSIFEHCRRELAPYKRVRRLEFDELPKTISGKIRRVELRVREPRREYREEDLNP
- a CDS encoding cupin domain-containing protein encodes the protein MSDVLVPDVADLSRMLATGGAFAMPVHDVRLTPDELDPAQIVAGDPVTSSLELGGGRGIWEITPGVVTDVERDELFVVLSGRATIAVAGGTTIEVGPGDVCLLAEGAKTTWIVHETLRKVYQTR
- a CDS encoding PucR family transcriptional regulator; the encoded protein is MLPTIADVLALETVRRGSPRVVAGADRLDTKVRWVHVGEIADIAHLLRGGELVLTTGVALPEDPEKLADYIGELSSVGASGLIVELGRRFVRELPRAVVKSAEEHGFPVIVLTRETPFVQITESVHERIIDIQLEELRASEQLHEVFTELSVEGASPAEVLAQVARLSARPVLLENLAHQVLAAESAGRDAGALLAGWETRSRAVAPAERTAYDPASGWLVTTVGARGQDWGRLILICDAAPSPRDLVLAERAATTLALGRLLERHQESLERQAHGTIITGILTHAYADPDEAAARARAVGVPLTGRKLISVVIRPTEHIDQALDGQAQLGELAEATAAACRDARLPALVGALDQERVGVLLPLPPRTQAEPALTSLAERLRVLWGPGSAFVLAAGSVVESIRDVRRSFLEAEQVADVAVRQPDGRPFYRLPDLRLRGLLHLLRDDARLQTFAERELGALLAHDAQRGGDLTRILRVYLDSGRNKAVAAQKAHLSRPAFYDRLRRLERILDTDLDDVESCLSLHVALLALESFRRESR
- a CDS encoding phosphodiester glycosidase family protein — its product is MSRRTLAGGLAIAAALTLTALPATAEQQSVRFPSAKFPLGARAVPTKTMTTVAQGIDLYDVKAGTSTDGYTVSILMPNGRDAGSLTAAETVAAEVEAAGETPAVQKVVRPGVADAPSQTVYMVRVGLWPLKDKKKADEMAKKLKDAGLKVKVDYLGDDGVQTTGPWHVKVALIDVRTFRGSYAASLGASVAKRETVSSMVKARKALLGVNGGFFNIHTSPALRGEPLGASVVGGKLLSEAVPGRSAVVLKGRTAKITELKSTVTAISQDGEKVEVNGINRAATTDELVLYTEEYGAKTPTGGVDAVIDASNKVVGLRASGGAVTAGMRVLHGNGVAADWLNEHAWQDWKVQIDTKLVDLRTKRALQLTPELNVVAGGVGLVRNGKVKITAKTDGHDSINMILRRHPRTLLGTTRNGSLILATIDGRQPGVTVGANFVEAAQFMRWLGATQAINLDGGGSTAMVVGNKVVNRPSDGAERAVGDALLVLPQ
- the trpS gene encoding tryptophan--tRNA ligase, with product MNDVVLTGDRPTGPLHLGHYFGSLANRVRLQDLHPMYVLIADYQVITDRDLPGEIRRNTTELLLDYLAVGIDPAKVTIFQHSAIPELNQLLLPFLSLVSVAELRRNPTVKDEIAHSSQTAVNGLMFTYPVHQAADILFCKGTLVPVGRDQLPHLEVARLVARRFNERYGEVFPLPEAMMGAQPLLKGLDGGKMSKSRGNAIALSATEDETAALIRKARTDAERLITFEEERRPEVANLLTLAGLCLGRPPAELAGEIGDGGAVMLKRVVTEAVNEFLRPIRKRRAELGEGEVRRILAEGNERARERAVRTLAEVQEAMGLS
- the fxsT gene encoding FxSxx-COOH system tetratricopeptide repeat protein is translated as MVLGEQDSLVSVSLGLFGLFVAAVVVMVRRRTARRPSRSGGRPGRYGLGKRARPALPAEGVGAAGAGVVPPGLSAAQDGEGDRDAAQVGELCGGSVVQDGERDGSPAHGGRRGRSDAQDGERDGSVAEQVERSIEVAGDNPGVAMTGDRATAVNVGHVDVVGDVRLPPRPQVPTRPVQLSPRPPRLLGRDETVAEVRRRLAGGKGQPCVVAVHGLGGVGKTSLALEYAHRHLRDYQLVWQLPAADPAVLSAAFARLAALLGLRDTVDAADPVDQVHAALAARTEPWLLIFDNAPEADALRPFLPPAGPGHVLITSRSGNWPREQGLELPVLEPEPAAALLLGRSGQEDAEAASAVAAELGALPLALEQAAAFMVETGLTLAEYLDLLHEQRAGLLAQGQAWGYEERITTTWQLAFRHLAGTSRQAIALLRVLACYSHEPIPYHLLLSQLEGRTARELFADDVQRQRAYGRLSGSRVRLVRDFRPWMSAVAVLQELPRDPLAINTAVGALRGHSLIGQPGEGTVSVHRLVQAVTLDQLAPHEQQRWRDAAAVLLESVLPDDPIRKRAWPRYALLLPHILAALGPVSPGMDKTARYLGASGDYRTARSLFQEICDALSAKLGAEHPSTLTARHELARWTGELGEAAAARRQYAELLPIRTGQLGAEHPITLTIRHELARWTGELGDARAARDQYAELLPVSARMQGPEHPNTLTIRHELARWTGELGDAAAARDMYAELVPIRERVQGPDHPDTLAARANLAQWTGEAGDPAAARDQYAALLPIRERVQGPQHPSTLTNRHELARWTGELGEALAARDQYAALLVVRERVSGPEHPDTLTIRHELARWTGELGDAAAARDQYAELVPIRERVQGRDHPDTLMARANLAQWTGQAGDPAAARDHYAALLPIRERVLGPQHPSSLITRHELARWTGELGDAASARDQYAELLIRREHASGPEHPDTLTTRHNLAYWTGQAGDPAAARDQCAALLHVRRRVLGPEHPDTLITWHNLAYWTGQAGDAQAARDQYAGLLVVREGVLGPEHPDTLTIRHELARWIGELGDAAAARDRYAALLPIRERVQGAEHPDTLTARANLAYWTGQAGDPVAARDQCAALLPVRERVLGPGHPATRTTREQLAYWSERA
- a CDS encoding acetylserotonin O-methyltransferase, yielding MPLFYNPLEAAAHRLSVVPPMFDYFGAMGLHALVAAARTGVFDALRERPSTAGDLAAALGLDPHATGVLLRALTGLGYLRVRGGRYRLTRTARRWLTTGSTTSLLPGLVFWERTARVLWPGLEQAVRDGAPARPFYASLADDPELSRSFHAWTAAVAARQAPAAARRIPVPRDARLVLDVGGGHGLFSLALLRRHPRLRATVIDLPDALPPAAAHPRLTPRAGSFLEDDLGSGYDVALLFNIVHGLNDEEAARLLRRVAAALDPGGVVVVGDQFGDSLMPGRASRALVHLLDLNYLVTVGGRVRGLAEVTGLLRAAGFGRVRHRRPLGSPTTELAIARKPLR